A region from the Rufibacter sp. DG15C genome encodes:
- the fusA gene encoding elongation factor G codes for MARDLKYTRNIGIAAHIDAGKTTTTERILYYAGVSHKIGEVHDGAATMDWMEQEQERGITITSAATTVNWDYRGEKYHINIIDTPGHVDFTVEVNRSLRVLDGLVFLFSAVDGVEPQSETNWRLADNYKVARIGFVNKMDRSGADFLGVCKQVKEMLGSNAVALQLPIGAEDNFKGVVDLVNFRGIEWNESDKGMTFTEVPIPDDMLEEAEEYREKLLEAVADYDEALMEKYFEDPASITEAEIIEALRKATIDMAIVPMLCGSSFKNKGVQTMLDYVMALIPSPLDKENIVGTNPDTGEEVTRQPSESEPFAGLAFKIATDPYVGRLCFVRAYSGVLESGSYVYNTRSNNKERISRIFQMHANKQNQIERLSAGDIGAVVGFKDIKTGDTLCDQNAKIVLESMDFPEPVIGYAIEPKTQADSDKMGMAIAKLIEEDPTLQVNTDEETGQTILRGMGELHLEIIIDRMKREFKVELNQGAPQVAYKETITKTVEHREVFKKQSGGRGKFADIVFNMGPREDGKQGLEFENAIVGGVIPREFIPAVQKGFEEAMKNGILAGFPIDSMKVRLFHGSFHDVDSDSLSFELAARQGFREAGKQCAPKLLEPIMAVDVVTPDEYTGPVTGDLNRRRGIMKGMDTKGTSTVVKADVPLSELFGYVTDLRTITSGRATASLTFSHYEQVPQNLADGIIAKLKGTAK; via the coding sequence ATGGCTCGGGATTTAAAATACACAAGAAATATAGGTATTGCTGCGCATATTGATGCCGGTAAGACCACGACTACTGAGCGTATCCTTTACTATGCTGGTGTAAGCCACAAAATAGGAGAGGTGCACGATGGAGCCGCCACCATGGACTGGATGGAGCAGGAGCAGGAAAGAGGTATCACTATTACCTCTGCCGCTACCACTGTAAACTGGGACTACAGAGGCGAAAAATACCATATCAACATCATTGATACACCAGGTCACGTTGATTTTACCGTAGAGGTAAACCGTTCCCTTCGTGTATTAGATGGTTTAGTTTTCTTGTTTAGTGCAGTGGATGGTGTAGAGCCACAATCTGAAACTAACTGGAGACTAGCTGACAACTACAAAGTTGCCCGTATTGGTTTCGTTAACAAAATGGACCGTTCAGGCGCAGACTTCTTAGGAGTATGTAAGCAGGTGAAAGAAATGCTAGGTAGCAATGCCGTAGCATTACAGTTACCAATTGGTGCAGAAGATAACTTTAAAGGAGTAGTAGACCTAGTAAACTTCCGTGGTATCGAGTGGAATGAGTCTGATAAAGGTATGACCTTTACTGAGGTTCCAATTCCAGACGATATGTTGGAAGAGGCAGAAGAATACAGAGAGAAATTGTTAGAGGCAGTAGCTGATTACGATGAGGCTCTAATGGAGAAATACTTTGAGGATCCAGCATCAATCACTGAGGCTGAAATCATTGAAGCACTTCGTAAAGCAACCATTGACATGGCGATCGTGCCAATGCTTTGCGGTTCTTCTTTCAAAAACAAAGGTGTACAAACAATGCTTGATTATGTGATGGCTCTTATTCCATCACCTCTAGACAAAGAAAATATTGTAGGTACAAACCCAGATACAGGTGAAGAGGTAACTCGTCAGCCAAGTGAAAGCGAGCCATTTGCTGGCCTAGCTTTCAAAATTGCAACTGACCCTTACGTAGGACGTCTTTGCTTTGTACGCGCCTATTCAGGTGTGTTAGAGTCTGGATCTTACGTGTACAATACTCGCTCAAATAACAAAGAGCGTATCTCTCGTATCTTCCAGATGCACGCCAACAAGCAAAACCAAATCGAAAGACTAAGTGCTGGAGATATTGGAGCGGTTGTAGGTTTCAAAGACATCAAAACCGGAGATACCCTTTGCGACCAGAACGCGAAAATCGTTTTGGAATCAATGGACTTCCCAGAACCAGTAATTGGATACGCCATTGAGCCTAAAACTCAAGCTGACTCTGATAAAATGGGAATGGCGATTGCCAAGCTTATTGAAGAAGATCCAACCCTACAGGTAAATACTGACGAGGAAACTGGTCAGACTATCTTGAGAGGTATGGGTGAGCTTCACTTAGAGATCATCATTGACCGCATGAAGCGCGAGTTCAAGGTTGAGTTGAACCAAGGTGCGCCTCAAGTAGCTTACAAAGAAACCATCACCAAGACAGTTGAGCACAGAGAAGTGTTCAAAAAGCAGTCTGGTGGTCGTGGTAAGTTCGCGGACATCGTGTTCAACATGGGCCCTCGTGAAGATGGCAAGCAAGGTCTTGAGTTTGAGAATGCCATTGTGGGTGGTGTAATCCCTAGAGAATTCATCCCTGCGGTTCAAAAAGGATTCGAAGAGGCCATGAAAAATGGTATCTTAGCAGGATTCCCAATTGATTCAATGAAAGTGCGTTTGTTCCACGGATCATTCCACGACGTTGACTCAGACTCACTATCATTTGAATTGGCAGCCCGTCAAGGCTTTAGAGAAGCTGGTAAGCAGTGTGCTCCTAAGTTGCTTGAGCCAATCATGGCGGTAGACGTTGTGACTCCAGATGAGTACACAGGTCCAGTGACAGGTGACTTGAACAGAAGAAGAGGTATCATGAAAGGTATGGATACCAAAGGGACTTCTACAGTAGTGAAAGCTGACGTTCCTTTATCAGAACTGTTTGGTTATGTAACTGACTTACGTACCATTACTTCTGGCCGTGCCACTGCATCACTTACTTTCTCTCATTATGAGCAAGTGCCGCAAAACCTGGCAGATGGTATCATCGCAAAATTAAAAGGAACAGCTAAATAA
- the rpsJ gene encoding 30S ribosomal protein S10, which translates to MNQKIRIKLKSYDHNLVDKSSEKIVKAVKATGAIVSGPIPLPTEKDIFTVLRSPHVNKKAREQFQLCTYKRLVDIYSTSSKTVDALMKLELPSGVDVEIKV; encoded by the coding sequence ATGAATCAAAAGATCAGAATTAAGCTGAAATCTTACGATCACAATCTGGTTGACAAATCATCAGAGAAAATCGTGAAAGCGGTGAAAGCGACTGGCGCGATCGTGAGTGGTCCCATTCCTTTGCCAACTGAGAAAGATATTTTCACAGTATTGCGTTCTCCACACGTAAACAAAAAAGCGCGTGAGCAATTCCAACTTTGTACCTACAAAAGATTAGTAGATATCTATTCTACTTCTTCTAAAACAGTAGATGCTTTGATGAAGTTAGAGTTGCCAAGTGGTGTTGATGTTGAGATCAAAGTCTGA